A window from Chitinophaga filiformis encodes these proteins:
- the tnpC gene encoding IS66 family transposase has protein sequence MKQSHETYNKAAISDGKDQVIVLLQEQILLLQQDRETTDNLLREQDQLIIRQHQYLCDKDLQLASYQQTILQQVEQLSQYDQLITNQHKQISTQQQHLDEQNKELSKLDMLRHELRIVKKWIYGIKSEKRHTSNELPMSVDVIQGKLSLDVDDWGVCHINSRKLVAAHIRTSITIAPKKRGGRHDLPEGLEEEIIVLDVENLPVGARLLRIEEQRQLACSPLRWYVKVTRRPVYIASCEDGLYAKQFVAPLPKHPIPRCKVDISVLVMLLIDKFLYHMPVWRQQRRFVQYGITLSYSTLSYFTNRVCDILEPLWHLLLKEILSSRHLHFDESCYKVLDDTRKKGKKSHLGWMWAIMSPVQRIAGFTYQEGRGKKDIAKILSGYRGYLLTDGYGVYTSYGKQPGVIHQQCLVHVRRYFTQALNYDSSRAGYALDNFFKPLYAIEAACKALNLDYDQITEKRQAESVPVLLAMRQWLEQQAPGTIPGTPMHKAITYALTRFDALMIYTTDGMLEADNNLLEAQIRPLALGRHNHMFAGSHLAGKRAAIIYSLLATCRLQGVNPVKWLDDVLRRITDHPKDKYLELLPQNWKSSNTTHKSAV, from the coding sequence ATGAAACAATCTCACGAAACATACAACAAAGCTGCTATCTCTGATGGAAAGGATCAGGTAATTGTACTATTACAGGAGCAAATATTGCTCCTGCAGCAGGATCGTGAGACTACTGATAACTTACTCAGAGAGCAGGACCAATTGATCATCAGACAGCATCAGTATTTATGCGATAAGGATCTGCAACTTGCCAGCTATCAGCAAACAATCCTACAACAAGTCGAACAATTATCTCAGTATGATCAACTGATCACCAACCAGCATAAACAGATATCTACACAGCAGCAACACTTAGACGAACAGAATAAAGAGTTAAGTAAGCTAGATATGCTTCGGCATGAGTTGCGTATAGTAAAGAAATGGATCTATGGGATAAAAAGTGAGAAACGTCATACCAGCAACGAACTCCCCATGTCGGTAGATGTGATACAAGGCAAATTATCCCTGGACGTTGATGACTGGGGTGTATGTCACATAAACAGTAGAAAACTAGTAGCCGCTCATATCAGGACCAGTATTACCATTGCCCCAAAGAAAAGAGGTGGTCGACATGATCTTCCTGAAGGGTTGGAAGAAGAGATTATTGTCCTGGACGTAGAAAATCTGCCTGTTGGCGCCAGACTTTTGCGAATAGAAGAACAGCGGCAGTTGGCTTGTAGTCCGCTACGGTGGTACGTCAAAGTTACCAGGAGACCTGTTTACATAGCTTCTTGTGAAGATGGCTTGTATGCTAAACAGTTCGTAGCTCCGCTACCAAAACATCCTATCCCCAGATGTAAAGTAGACATTAGTGTTCTGGTAATGCTATTGATTGACAAGTTCCTTTATCATATGCCTGTATGGCGACAGCAGAGACGTTTTGTCCAGTATGGGATCACGCTATCTTATAGCACGCTATCCTATTTTACGAATAGGGTCTGCGATATACTGGAACCATTATGGCATTTACTTCTTAAGGAAATATTAAGCAGCAGGCATCTTCATTTTGATGAGAGTTGTTACAAGGTTTTGGATGACACCCGCAAGAAGGGTAAGAAATCACATTTAGGCTGGATGTGGGCAATAATGTCCCCTGTTCAGCGCATAGCTGGTTTTACCTATCAGGAAGGAAGAGGTAAAAAGGATATTGCGAAAATATTGTCAGGGTATCGGGGATACTTGCTGACAGATGGTTATGGGGTGTATACCAGCTATGGTAAACAGCCAGGTGTCATCCATCAACAATGTCTTGTGCATGTGAGAAGATATTTTACGCAAGCCCTGAATTATGACTCCAGCCGTGCGGGATATGCTTTAGATAACTTCTTTAAACCTTTATATGCCATCGAAGCAGCATGTAAAGCATTGAACCTGGATTATGATCAGATCACTGAAAAGAGACAGGCCGAATCCGTTCCGGTACTATTAGCAATGCGTCAGTGGCTGGAACAACAAGCTCCTGGTACTATACCGGGGACTCCGATGCATAAAGCTATTACTTACGCACTTACCCGCTTTGACGCACTGATGATCTATACAACTGATGGAATGTTAGAGGCTGACAACAATTTACTGGAAGCACAAATACGACCACTGGCATTAGGCAGGCATAACCACATGTTTGCGGGTTCTCATCTGGCAGGTAAACGCGCTGCTATTATTTACAGTCTGCTGGCTACTTGCCGTCTACAAGGTGTCAATCCTGTAAAATGGTTGGATGATGTGCTGCGAAGAATTACTGATCACCCTAAAGACAAGTATCTGGAACTTTTGCCCCAGAACTGGAAATCGTCCAACACCACACATAAATCGGCTGTCTGA
- the tnpB gene encoding IS66 family insertion sequence element accessory protein TnpB (TnpB, as the term is used for proteins encoded by IS66 family insertion elements, is considered an accessory protein, since TnpC, encoded by a neighboring gene, is a DDE family transposase.) produces the protein MSNIILFTDRYRYFLYGGSADMRKSFAGLCGIVINEMHMTITDNDIFVFLNKDKTHMKILLHEHNGFTMLYRKLDKGRFDLLMQEGGNNAVALNASDLLSILKGLSFHKYRQYT, from the coding sequence ATGAGCAACATAATATTGTTTACAGACCGGTATAGGTATTTTTTATATGGAGGCAGTGCTGATATGCGTAAAAGTTTTGCAGGACTTTGCGGAATCGTGATAAATGAGATGCACATGACTATCACAGATAATGACATATTTGTATTCCTCAACAAAGACAAGACTCACATGAAGATACTCTTGCATGAACACAATGGTTTTACGATGCTGTATCGTAAGTTAGATAAGGGGAGGTTCGATCTTTTGATGCAGGAAGGAGGTAACAACGCAGTTGCATTAAATGCCAGTGACTTATTATCTATTCTTAAAGGATTATCTTTCCATAAGTATCGTCAATACACTTAA
- the tnpA gene encoding IS66 family insertion sequence element accessory protein TnpA → MSSKLNKPVKMRRTESEISGLMDMFDKGGMRVKDFCELHNISDATFYNWRKKYPPIKTAPSEGFIEIISSLPARDLPEERLFAKVGDICLYQPVGPDYLKSLLA, encoded by the coding sequence ATGAGCAGCAAATTAAACAAACCGGTTAAAATGCGTCGCACGGAGAGTGAAATCAGTGGCTTGATGGATATGTTTGATAAGGGAGGAATGAGAGTTAAGGACTTTTGCGAACTTCATAATATAAGCGATGCCACCTTTTACAATTGGCGAAAGAAATATCCACCCATAAAAACAGCTCCTTCAGAAGGATTTATAGAAATCATTTCTTCACTTCCCGCTAGAGATTTACCGGAAGAACGATTATTTGCCAAAGTGGGAGATATTTGTCTTTACCAGCCAGTTGGCCCTGATTATCTCAAATCGTTACTGGCATGA
- a CDS encoding peroxiredoxin family protein — protein MKNFKSSIKLYFCSSIPFLLLSSTAPKLNALSQDSTTYATISIEGNNLSSSSHAQLFMRDFEYFADSRREHNENRNKVIDEKAANSGNGMYSIHFSKIYPVGLRYAEIDCYISENIAFTLPFFIEPGDSIKIIYNNGMFNFSGNKSEKYKCQHRLNQILFSSTSQRSLSKTNYIHYLDSISLLSLNVLDEYKNEISDSVFMVIKSFIIDRCQRKKNIEIISLNHYDSISKFNYKNPIWNESVSEYFKTTLIARQSIMYADFLTSQYEFDSCYSRKTRINFKNCYQYITRKLSGPAREWAILNLVQKHNLDSEDGENIEKCVKDAIKSGFVDSDSVKNILVDYCDLLIPGKKAFNFSSENIHGERVRLTDFKGKVVLLDFYCHPCGACRRNHSIIDSISKQYLHKDFVVIGIFSPSGTQNKKLWRRLVMDEVYTSQIDINLIDKAYADTFHNVASKYKVNGFPTLILINKNGRLIGSPIIPYVDNGAHLNELIHNNL, from the coding sequence ATGAAAAATTTTAAAAGTTCAATAAAGTTATACTTTTGCTCAAGTATTCCATTTCTCCTATTAAGTAGCACAGCTCCAAAATTAAACGCCCTTAGCCAAGATTCTACAACATATGCTACGATTAGTATTGAAGGTAATAATCTAAGCAGTTCTTCCCATGCTCAACTTTTCATGCGAGATTTCGAATACTTTGCAGATTCCAGACGGGAGCACAATGAAAATCGAAATAAGGTAATTGATGAAAAAGCTGCTAACTCTGGCAACGGTATGTACAGTATCCATTTCTCTAAAATTTATCCCGTTGGCCTCAGATATGCCGAGATCGACTGCTACATTTCTGAGAATATAGCATTCACTCTCCCTTTTTTTATAGAGCCTGGGGATTCCATAAAAATAATTTATAATAACGGCATGTTTAATTTCAGTGGAAACAAATCTGAAAAATATAAATGTCAACATCGGTTAAATCAAATTTTATTTTCCTCCACATCGCAACGTTCATTAAGTAAAACCAATTACATCCACTATCTTGACTCTATTTCGTTATTAAGTCTAAATGTATTAGATGAATATAAGAATGAAATATCTGATAGTGTTTTCATGGTAATCAAAAGTTTTATTATTGATAGATGTCAGCGGAAAAAAAATATTGAAATAATAAGCTTAAATCACTATGACTCAATATCAAAATTCAATTATAAAAACCCGATATGGAATGAATCAGTAAGCGAATATTTCAAAACGACCTTAATAGCAAGGCAATCTATTATGTATGCTGACTTCTTAACTAGCCAGTATGAGTTCGATTCATGTTATAGCCGAAAAACAAGAATAAATTTCAAAAATTGCTATCAGTACATAACGCGAAAACTTAGTGGGCCGGCTAGAGAATGGGCAATTCTAAACCTTGTTCAAAAACATAACCTAGATAGCGAGGACGGAGAAAACATTGAAAAGTGTGTTAAAGATGCTATTAAAAGTGGCTTTGTAGATTCTGATTCGGTAAAAAATATTTTAGTCGACTATTGTGACTTATTAATCCCCGGCAAAAAAGCCTTTAATTTTTCTTCAGAGAATATTCATGGAGAAAGAGTTCGTTTAACAGATTTTAAAGGTAAGGTTGTGTTACTCGATTTCTATTGCCATCCATGTGGGGCCTGCAGGAGAAATCATTCTATAATTGATAGCATCAGTAAACAGTATTTACACAAGGACTTTGTTGTAATAGGAATTTTTTCACCAAGTGGGACCCAAAATAAAAAATTATGGAGGAGGTTAGTCATGGATGAAGTATATACTTCCCAAATCGACATCAATTTAATTGATAAGGCTTATGCTGATACATTCCACAATGTTGCAAGTAAGTATAAAGTGAATGGATTCCCGACATTAATCCTAATTAATAAGAATGGCCGCTTAATTGGAAGTCCAATTATTCCATACGTTGACAACGGTGCTCATTTGAATGAGCTAATTCATAATAATTTGTGA
- a CDS encoding RagB/SusD family nutrient uptake outer membrane protein: MNIKGTIKIHVIFTLALLILSSCKKEDKFLDVKPQDKLFTISTLRDCEYLLQNERIFNYFQPTLGKASTDEYFVSESDLINLEPIYQNIYVWAKKIYSPGANDANWSDAYSRVYYANTILDALKLLHIEAEDSKRVERIRAMALFYRSYAFNSLMQIFTTPYDSATASTALGIPLKLNSNMNEIPQRSSQQECYRQIISDVLSTLMHLPIKADYITLPSQNAAYGFLARVCLAIGNYTDARLYANSALNINDTLFDYNLAEPGPAFYYFMSLSQYPVPEDIFHTIFLGDPLSSSVTRTIVDSSLYNSYEENDLRKSMFFMDYLGQKRFKGSYEFKMVLSQYEGIANDELYLIRGECAARMGDVESAISDLNKLLVKRYKKGTYIIKVTKDPLEALKLILEERRKEMPFRGTRWTDLRRLNKDPRFSVTLKRIVNGTKYILTPNDSRYAMPIPDNEIELSGIQQNNR; this comes from the coding sequence ATGAATATCAAAGGCACCATAAAGATACACGTGATTTTCACTCTAGCTCTATTAATACTATCATCATGTAAAAAAGAGGACAAGTTTCTTGACGTAAAGCCACAGGACAAACTCTTCACTATCTCAACGCTGAGAGATTGTGAGTATCTTTTACAGAATGAACGCATATTTAATTACTTTCAGCCCACTCTTGGTAAGGCATCTACTGATGAGTATTTTGTTAGTGAAAGTGATTTGATTAATTTGGAACCTATCTACCAAAACATTTATGTTTGGGCAAAAAAAATATATAGTCCAGGGGCAAACGACGCGAATTGGTCCGATGCCTACTCGAGAGTGTATTACGCCAACACTATACTGGATGCTTTGAAGTTACTACATATCGAAGCGGAAGATTCGAAACGGGTTGAAAGAATCAGGGCAATGGCTCTGTTTTACAGATCCTATGCCTTTAATAGTTTAATGCAGATATTTACGACTCCATATGATTCTGCAACAGCATCGACGGCATTAGGGATTCCCCTGAAGTTAAACTCGAATATGAATGAAATTCCCCAACGTTCATCGCAGCAAGAATGTTACAGGCAAATTATTTCTGATGTATTGTCTACTTTAATGCATTTGCCTATCAAAGCGGACTATATAACCCTGCCAAGTCAAAATGCCGCATATGGCTTCCTCGCTCGTGTTTGTCTTGCCATAGGAAATTATACTGATGCTAGATTATATGCAAACTCGGCACTCAATATAAATGATACTCTGTTTGATTATAATTTGGCTGAACCTGGCCCCGCATTCTACTACTTTATGAGCCTATCACAGTATCCAGTACCAGAGGATATCTTTCATACAATATTTCTTGGAGATCCCCTAAGCAGTTCTGTTACGAGAACAATTGTTGATTCTTCTTTATACAACTCATATGAAGAAAATGATTTAAGGAAATCGATGTTCTTCATGGACTACTTGGGCCAAAAAAGGTTCAAAGGATCTTATGAATTCAAAATGGTTCTTAGTCAGTATGAAGGAATTGCCAACGACGAGCTTTATTTAATTAGGGGCGAATGTGCAGCAAGAATGGGAGATGTTGAGAGTGCAATAAGTGATTTAAACAAATTATTGGTGAAGCGCTATAAGAAAGGTACATACATTATTAAGGTGACAAAAGATCCACTGGAGGCCTTAAAACTTATTTTGGAAGAAAGAAGGAAAGAAATGCCATTTAGAGGTACGCGATGGACGGACCTAAGACGACTTAATAAAGATCCAAGATTTTCCGTGACACTAAAGAGAATTGTTAACGGGACAAAGTACATACTTACACCAAACGATTCCCGATATGCAATGCCAATCCCCGACAATGAAATAGAATTGAGCGGAATACAACAAAATAATAGATAA